One sulfur-oxidizing endosymbiont of Gigantopelta aegis genomic region harbors:
- a CDS encoding sensor domain-containing phosphodiesterase, which produces MKQDNIIQLLLVNKSENDAVEITNTLRNSGLTLSPRIVSNAEQFNKQINKKNFDIILFTANIDVLDLNTAMEQVKSTQIGAAFILSGNYNAQETLDYMLMGITCVIPEEPEELVGLIIKKEFNALKGLRCEQQLSKQLEDSESRCQQLIDSSRDAIAYIHEGMHILSNDPYYKMFGYQDRDDIEAMPIMDLVSSNDSSQLKEYLRHYSEVSNNAPVKPDANERFEHPLQVTGIKDDGSEFKMKMEFQPASMSGETCIQLIIRNDGFSKKAQEKLQEKLATLNAQCQETGLYNRRYFLENLEKTVEDAIDNKTKAYLFFIALDNFTDIKEKMGEINSDQVIVEIAHLIKKTCTDNTFLARYETSRFTAIMKTDNEEVILTMAEKIRKAVDDHIADVNDRSVATTCSIGILLIDSSSNGAQSSLTYVRKACLQAIDEGGNRVHQHVPDTNEMDDQERVKYWENEIDNAIKQRRMFLVFQPFVNLLGDNSENYELYIRLRNEQGDTIFPREFLPLTEMSNHSIHIDRWIIAEAMRTLSERVKAGYNNRFIIKLSRASLSDDKFIVWVKHNLERYKITPESVIFQVQAQQAAENMRHTQLLIKQLHHLGCLFSLEHFGNETNAFTLLKHIKVDFLKLDLELVQDISNKPEKLEALNQVCSQANNMDIKTLVPFVEEAGALSVIWQSGAH; this is translated from the coding sequence GTGAAACAGGATAATATCATTCAACTACTATTGGTTAACAAGTCTGAAAATGATGCGGTAGAAATAACAAATACTTTGCGTAATAGCGGCTTAACATTAAGCCCAAGAATCGTTTCTAATGCAGAACAATTCAATAAGCAAATTAATAAAAAGAATTTTGATATTATTTTATTTACTGCCAACATTGATGTCCTTGATCTGAATACAGCTATGGAGCAGGTCAAATCAACACAAATCGGTGCAGCCTTTATATTAAGTGGTAACTACAACGCACAAGAAACTCTGGATTATATGCTCATGGGCATCACTTGCGTCATTCCAGAGGAGCCTGAAGAGCTCGTAGGACTCATCATTAAAAAAGAGTTCAATGCCTTAAAAGGTTTACGTTGTGAACAACAATTAAGCAAACAACTGGAAGATTCAGAATCACGTTGCCAACAATTAATTGATAGTTCTCGTGATGCCATTGCTTATATACACGAAGGCATGCACATTCTTTCCAATGATCCTTATTACAAAATGTTTGGCTATCAAGACCGTGATGACATTGAAGCCATGCCCATTATGGATCTGGTTTCTTCAAATGACAGTAGTCAATTAAAAGAATATTTACGTCACTATTCAGAAGTCTCCAATAATGCCCCAGTCAAACCTGATGCAAACGAACGTTTTGAACATCCCTTACAAGTCACTGGCATCAAAGATGACGGTAGTGAATTTAAAATGAAAATGGAATTTCAACCTGCCAGTATGTCCGGTGAAACCTGTATTCAACTCATTATACGCAACGATGGTTTCAGCAAAAAAGCACAGGAAAAATTACAGGAAAAATTAGCCACACTGAATGCTCAGTGTCAGGAAACAGGCCTCTATAACCGCCGCTATTTTCTGGAAAACTTAGAAAAAACAGTCGAAGATGCCATTGACAATAAAACCAAGGCCTATTTATTTTTTATTGCTCTGGATAACTTCACCGATATTAAAGAAAAAATGGGTGAGATCAATAGCGATCAAGTCATTGTTGAGATTGCCCATTTAATCAAAAAAACATGTACTGATAATACCTTTTTAGCCCGCTATGAGACATCTCGATTTACTGCAATCATGAAAACTGACAATGAAGAAGTCATTTTAACCATGGCAGAAAAAATTCGTAAAGCCGTAGATGATCATATCGCCGATGTAAATGATAGGAGTGTAGCCACAACTTGTAGCATTGGTATATTACTCATCGATTCATCCAGCAATGGCGCTCAAAGTAGCTTAACCTATGTCAGAAAAGCGTGTTTACAGGCAATTGATGAAGGTGGTAATCGAGTCCATCAACATGTGCCCGACACCAATGAAATGGACGATCAAGAACGCGTCAAATATTGGGAAAATGAAATTGATAATGCCATTAAACAGCGCAGAATGTTTTTGGTCTTTCAACCCTTTGTGAATTTATTAGGTGACAATAGCGAAAATTATGAGCTTTATATTCGCTTGCGCAATGAACAGGGCGATACCATTTTCCCCCGAGAGTTTTTGCCTCTCACCGAAATGTCCAACCATTCTATCCATATCGACCGTTGGATTATTGCCGAAGCAATGCGTACCTTATCTGAGCGAGTGAAAGCGGGTTATAACAACCGGTTTATTATTAAATTAAGCCGTGCTTCACTTTCAGATGATAAATTTATTGTCTGGGTTAAGCACAATTTAGAACGCTATAAAATCACACCTGAATCCGTTATCTTTCAGGTTCAGGCTCAGCAGGCCGCTGAAAACATGCGTCATACGCAATTGCTGATCAAACAACTACATCATTTAGGCTGCCTGTTTTCTTTAGAACATTTTGGTAATGAGACCAATGCATTTACCCTTTTAAAACATATAAAGGTTGATTTTTTAAAGCTCGACCTTGAATTGGTACAAGATATTTCCAACAAGCCCGAAAAACTTGAAGCCCTTAATCAGGTTTGTTCCCAGGCTAATAATATGGACATAAAAACCCTAGTGCCCTTCGTCGAAGAGGCTGGAGCTTTATCTGTGATTTGGCAGTCTGGCGCGCACTAA
- a CDS encoding SUMF1/EgtB/PvdO family nonheme iron enzyme gives MLLFSLPSLAKEDASFYLKQASQAYNQGNYRKAEEAFRHLVKMKVNLHEDFYYFYGKTLYHNGQYQKAADNLNTYTETVGSKNKYYRDAKRLLLRSEKKLAKKNHPESQKSSASQQRTSTKESRSVKNKESLTKNESLTKNESSTKKEPLTDRKSSTKKKPSTVKKSTASKPPIPKMKKLPSGRFTMGTNHGADDQRPPHKVSLKKAFAIGQYEVTFAQYDAYTNATGKKQADDLGWGRGNRPVINVTLKNAQDYARWLSKKTGRTFRLPTEAEWEYVARTGVKAQLGFKDLLGLGDANCDDCRYFWQSDSTVEVGEYEANKYGVYDLFGNVWEWTCSIYTKKYYGQEKVCADNRRLLGKTIAVRGGGWDSFSATLKSYVRYNNFPNYSSHDLGFRLVEELK, from the coding sequence TTGCTGTTATTCTCATTACCCTCTCTGGCCAAAGAAGATGCTAGCTTCTATCTAAAGCAAGCTTCTCAGGCCTATAACCAAGGAAACTACCGCAAGGCTGAGGAAGCGTTTCGTCACTTAGTGAAAATGAAAGTGAATTTACATGAAGATTTTTATTATTTTTATGGCAAGACACTTTATCATAATGGACAATACCAAAAGGCCGCTGATAACTTAAACACCTATACTGAAACAGTAGGCAGTAAAAATAAATACTATCGCGATGCAAAGCGTTTACTCTTGCGCTCAGAAAAAAAACTGGCGAAAAAAAATCACCCAGAATCCCAAAAATCATCTGCGTCACAGCAGCGTACTTCTACCAAAGAGTCTCGGTCTGTAAAAAATAAAGAGTCCTTAACTAAGAATGAGTCCTTAACTAAGAATGAGTCCTCAACTAAGAAAGAGCCCTTAACGGATAGAAAATCCTCAACTAAGAAAAAGCCCTCAACCGTTAAAAAATCAACTGCTTCTAAGCCACCCATTCCAAAAATGAAAAAACTCCCCTCTGGTCGGTTCACCATGGGGACAAATCATGGTGCAGATGATCAGCGTCCCCCTCATAAAGTGTCACTCAAAAAAGCCTTTGCCATTGGCCAGTATGAAGTCACTTTTGCACAATATGATGCCTATACCAATGCCACAGGAAAAAAGCAGGCCGATGATCTGGGCTGGGGGAGAGGTAATCGTCCGGTAATCAATGTCACCCTGAAGAACGCTCAGGATTATGCCCGATGGTTAAGCAAAAAAACCGGGCGCACTTTTCGTTTACCGACAGAAGCAGAGTGGGAATATGTGGCACGTACCGGCGTTAAAGCCCAACTCGGTTTTAAGGACTTACTTGGCTTGGGGGATGCAAATTGTGATGATTGCCGATATTTTTGGCAGAGTGATAGCACGGTAGAAGTGGGTGAATATGAGGCGAATAAATACGGTGTTTATGATTTATTCGGTAATGTTTGGGAGTGGACCTGTTCTATTTACACCAAAAAATATTATGGTCAGGAAAAAGTGTGTGCTGACAATCGTCGTTTGTTGGGAAAAACTATAGCAGTACGAGGCGGTGGTTGGGACTCGTTCAGCGCCACTTTGAAATCCTATGTTCGTTATAATAACTTCCCGAATTACTCAAGCCATGACTTAGGTTTTCGTTTAGTTGAAGAATTGAAGTGA
- the parC gene encoding DNA topoisomerase IV subunit A, with protein sequence MSETIFQNDGAESQPIKNFSEQAYLDYSMYVILDRALPHIADGLKPVQRRIIYAMSELGLKAGAKHKKSARTVGDVLGKYHPHGDTACYEAMVLMAQPFTYRYPLVDGQGNWGSLDDPKSFAAMRYTESKLSVFSEVLLDELGQGTVDWEPNFDGTLDEPRLLPAQVPHILLNGTTGIAVGMATDIPAHNLNEIVNACILLLETPTATLDQICEEVKGPDYPSDAEIITAREDILKMYRTGNGSIRMRGCYEKEGSDIIVTALPHQTSGSKVLEQIAAQMQAKKLPMVSDLRDESDHENPIRLVITPRSNRVDIEPLMQHLFATTDLEKTYRVNMNMIGLDGRPQVKNLKMILEEWLMYRFETVRRRLQYRLDKVNERLHLLDGFMIAFLNIDEVIHIIRTEEKPKAVLMARFSLSDIQAEAVLNLKLRHLAKLEEMRIREEQDELRVEKDWLTKTLGSRQRMKTVIKKELLAAVKKHGDKRRSPLVSRDAAKAMEETDLVGADPITVILSEKGWIRAAKGHDTDVVALNYKAGDEYKSSALGKSNQQVAILSSDGRSYSLPGHTLPSARGQGEPLTGRLAPANNVNFVSVLMNSNEEQMYLFCTDAGYGFVAKLKDMFSKNKKGKALIKVSNGARVMAPIPVNNFDTDRVVAVSNEGRLIIHSLSELPVLAKGKGVKIISIPSSRVAEREEFVEAIIILPEGEKLTIISGKRHLTLKMADLEHYIHERGRRGNKLPRGLQKVDAIYAGEKE encoded by the coding sequence ATGTCTGAAACAATCTTCCAGAACGATGGGGCTGAGTCACAGCCCATTAAAAATTTTTCCGAGCAGGCTTACTTGGATTATTCCATGTATGTCATTTTGGATCGTGCCTTACCGCATATTGCCGATGGCTTAAAACCCGTTCAAAGGCGCATTATCTATGCGATGTCTGAACTGGGCCTTAAGGCTGGTGCGAAACATAAAAAATCGGCTAGAACAGTCGGTGATGTGCTCGGTAAATATCACCCTCATGGTGATACTGCTTGTTATGAAGCAATGGTGCTGATGGCACAGCCTTTCACTTATCGTTATCCTCTGGTGGATGGACAGGGCAATTGGGGGTCATTGGATGATCCGAAATCATTTGCCGCGATGCGTTATACCGAATCAAAACTATCCGTTTTTTCCGAAGTCTTATTGGATGAACTGGGACAGGGCACCGTTGATTGGGAACCCAACTTTGATGGTACGCTAGATGAGCCACGATTATTACCCGCACAAGTGCCCCATATTCTGCTTAATGGTACGACGGGTATTGCCGTGGGCATGGCAACGGATATTCCTGCACATAATCTCAATGAAATAGTCAATGCCTGTATTTTATTATTAGAGACCCCTACGGCCACTTTAGACCAAATTTGTGAAGAGGTTAAAGGCCCTGACTATCCTAGCGATGCAGAAATTATCACCGCCCGCGAAGATATTTTAAAAATGTATCGTACCGGCAATGGTTCAATTCGCATGCGTGGCTGCTATGAAAAAGAAGGCAGTGATATCATTGTTACAGCGCTGCCACACCAGACCTCAGGCAGCAAGGTCTTAGAGCAAATTGCCGCGCAAATGCAGGCAAAAAAATTACCCATGGTATCGGATCTCAGAGATGAGTCGGATCATGAAAACCCCATTCGTTTAGTCATTACGCCACGTTCTAATCGGGTTGATATTGAACCCTTGATGCAACACTTATTTGCCACTACCGATCTGGAAAAGACCTATCGGGTCAATATGAATATGATTGGTCTGGATGGTCGTCCGCAAGTCAAAAATCTGAAAATGATTCTTGAAGAATGGTTGATGTACCGCTTTGAGACCGTGCGCAGACGTTTGCAATACCGTCTTGATAAAGTGAATGAAAGATTGCACTTGCTTGATGGCTTCATGATTGCGTTTTTGAATATTGATGAAGTGATTCATATTATTCGTACGGAAGAAAAACCCAAAGCGGTCTTAATGGCACGTTTTTCTTTGAGTGATATTCAGGCTGAAGCAGTACTCAACCTGAAGTTACGTCATCTTGCTAAGTTAGAAGAGATGCGTATTCGTGAAGAGCAGGATGAATTACGTGTTGAAAAAGATTGGCTGACCAAAACCCTGGGTTCTCGTCAGCGGATGAAAACAGTGATCAAAAAAGAACTACTAGCCGCTGTAAAAAAACATGGTGACAAACGACGTTCGCCCTTAGTGTCTCGTGATGCAGCCAAAGCGATGGAAGAAACTGATTTGGTCGGTGCTGATCCGATCACGGTGATATTGTCTGAGAAAGGTTGGATACGTGCTGCCAAAGGTCATGACACCGATGTCGTTGCATTGAACTATAAGGCCGGGGATGAATATAAGTCCAGTGCCTTGGGTAAAAGTAATCAGCAAGTGGCTATTTTAAGTAGTGATGGACGCAGTTATTCTTTGCCGGGGCATACCCTGCCATCAGCAAGAGGGCAGGGGGAGCCGTTGACGGGACGTTTAGCACCAGCCAATAATGTGAACTTTGTTTCGGTGTTAATGAATAGCAATGAAGAACAAATGTATTTGTTTTGTACCGATGCGGGCTATGGCTTTGTTGCCAAGCTCAAAGATATGTTCAGTAAAAATAAAAAAGGTAAGGCATTGATCAAAGTGTCTAATGGTGCGCGAGTCATGGCACCTATTCCGGTGAATAATTTTGATACAGACAGAGTTGTCGCAGTCAGCAATGAAGGGCGTTTAATTATTCATTCATTGTCAGAGCTGCCTGTTTTGGCTAAGGGCAAGGGGGTGAAGATCATTTCAATTCCTTCATCCCGTGTCGCAGAACGTGAAGAATTTGTTGAAGCGATTATTATTTTACCTGAGGGTGAGAAGCTGACAATTATTTCTGGCAAACGTCATCTGACCTTAAAAATGGCTGATCTGGAACATTATATTCATGAGCGCGGACGTCGAGGGAATAAATTACCCAGAGGCTTGCAAAAAGTGGATGCTATCTATGCAGGTGAAAAGGAATAG
- a CDS encoding GGDEF domain-containing response regulator — protein MNVLVAEDSDVIRAIIMQIISELGHTVCAAENGLEAVELFKDQNAEKIDLIVMDAEMPIMDGMTSTSQIRTLAGDDWLPIIFLSAHSEDSYLQKALDSGADVYLRKPINKVELAAQIKAMGRIAEMKNKLDEVNVQLHDLANQDGLTKIANRRAFNERINYELKQSHRNKIPFSLVLCDIDYFKLYNDTYGHLAGDNCLKKVAKTIERSFRRETDMVARYGGEEFAVLLPGTNSDEARPLVENMLKNINALDIPHSSSEVAKHITISAGVVTHNDEENEKTSSTFIHLADKNLYKAKEGGRNQIIVSA, from the coding sequence ATGAATGTTTTGGTGGCGGAAGACAGTGATGTGATCCGCGCAATTATTATGCAAATTATATCGGAACTGGGTCATACAGTTTGTGCGGCAGAAAATGGGCTTGAAGCAGTCGAATTATTTAAAGATCAAAATGCCGAAAAAATCGATCTCATTGTCATGGATGCAGAAATGCCTATCATGGATGGTATGACTTCAACATCACAAATCCGCACTCTTGCCGGTGATGATTGGCTACCCATTATTTTTCTCAGTGCTCACTCAGAAGATAGCTATCTACAAAAAGCGCTGGATTCGGGTGCTGATGTTTATTTGCGAAAACCCATCAATAAAGTTGAATTGGCGGCACAAATTAAGGCCATGGGTCGTATTGCTGAAATGAAGAACAAGTTGGATGAAGTAAATGTTCAATTGCATGATCTGGCTAATCAGGATGGTTTGACTAAGATCGCAAATCGTCGTGCTTTTAATGAACGTATTAATTATGAGCTAAAACAAAGTCATCGTAACAAAATTCCCTTTAGCTTAGTGCTCTGTGATATTGATTATTTCAAATTATATAATGATACTTATGGACACCTAGCCGGTGATAATTGCTTAAAGAAGGTGGCCAAAACCATTGAGCGTTCGTTTCGGCGTGAGACGGATATGGTGGCACGCTACGGCGGTGAGGAGTTTGCCGTCTTATTACCCGGCACTAACTCAGATGAAGCTCGGCCATTGGTGGAAAATATGTTGAAAAATATTAATGCTTTGGATATTCCACATAGTTCATCCGAAGTGGCCAAGCACATCACTATCAGTGCCGGTGTTGTGACACATAATGATGAAGAAAATGAAAAAACTTCCAGCACTTTTATTCATTTAGCTGATAAAAATCTCTATAAAGCTAAAGAAGGAGGTCGTAATCAAATTATTGTCTCTGCTTAG
- the parE gene encoding DNA topoisomerase IV subunit B: MVASSYDAQDIEVLNGLDPVKRRPGMYTQIERPNHLAQEVIDNSVDEAMAGFAHRIDVVLYKDGSLSVKDDGRGMPVDLHPEEKIPGIELVLTRLHAGGKFSNDNYQFSGGLHGVGVSVVNALSVKLEIWVRRKGEEYHMAFASGDKTQDLEVVGEVGKRNTGTTVRFWPDKQYFDTIKFSVRRLKHGLKAKAVLCPGLEINFKDENTGETERWYYEKGLSDYLIDEIDGRDCLPAIPFTGHLEGNNEQAEWAVLWLDRETENWDGTPIMESYANLIPTPQGGTHVNGFRTGLTEAIREFCEFRNLLPRGVKLTPDDVWDSCCYILSVKLQDPLFSGQTKERLSSRECASFVSGVVKDAFSLWLNENTEDGERLAEQVINRANQRIRAGKKVIRKKVTQGPALPGKLADCTSSDFNETELFLVEGDSAGGSAKQARDRYFQAIMPLRGKILNTWEVDSSQVLASNEVHDISVAVGVEPGSSDIKGLRYGKICILADADSDGLHIATLLCALFIRHFMPLVSAGHIYVAMPPLFRIDIGKQVFYALDESEKKGILDRIEAEKIRGKVSVQRFKGLGEMNPLQLRETTIAPDTRRLVRLTVEEGDETHLMMDMLLGKKRAADRRSWLEKNGDLADI; the protein is encoded by the coding sequence ATGGTAGCAAGTTCCTATGATGCTCAGGATATCGAGGTTTTAAATGGCCTTGACCCCGTAAAACGCCGTCCGGGTATGTATACCCAAATTGAACGTCCTAACCACTTGGCACAGGAAGTCATTGATAATAGTGTTGATGAGGCTATGGCTGGATTTGCGCATCGCATTGATGTGGTCTTATATAAAGATGGCTCCTTGTCGGTTAAAGATGATGGCCGTGGTATGCCAGTTGACCTGCATCCGGAAGAAAAAATTCCCGGTATTGAACTTGTACTGACCCGCTTGCATGCGGGGGGTAAATTCTCCAATGACAATTATCAATTTTCCGGTGGTTTACATGGGGTTGGAGTCTCAGTGGTTAACGCCCTATCGGTGAAGTTAGAAATATGGGTACGCCGTAAGGGTGAAGAGTATCACATGGCTTTTGCCAGTGGTGATAAAACTCAGGATTTGGAAGTTGTTGGTGAAGTGGGTAAACGCAATACCGGTACGACAGTGCGTTTTTGGCCGGACAAGCAATACTTTGATACCATTAAATTTTCTGTACGCCGTCTAAAACATGGTTTGAAAGCTAAAGCCGTTTTATGCCCAGGGCTGGAGATTAATTTTAAAGATGAAAATACTGGCGAAACTGAACGCTGGTATTATGAAAAGGGTCTGTCAGATTATCTCATTGATGAAATAGATGGCCGCGACTGTTTGCCCGCTATTCCCTTTACCGGCCATCTTGAAGGCAACAATGAACAAGCAGAGTGGGCGGTACTTTGGTTAGACAGGGAGACTGAAAACTGGGATGGCACACCGATTATGGAAAGCTATGCCAACCTGATCCCAACACCGCAGGGTGGTACGCATGTGAATGGTTTTCGCACAGGCTTAACAGAAGCCATTCGAGAATTTTGTGAATTTCGTAATTTACTCCCACGGGGAGTTAAGCTAACACCAGACGATGTTTGGGATAGTTGTTGTTATATTTTATCGGTAAAACTACAAGATCCCTTATTCTCTGGACAGACGAAAGAGCGCTTATCCTCTCGTGAATGTGCTTCCTTTGTTTCCGGAGTAGTCAAAGATGCATTTAGCTTATGGTTGAATGAAAACACGGAAGATGGAGAGCGTCTTGCTGAGCAAGTAATCAACCGCGCGAATCAGCGTATTCGTGCGGGCAAAAAAGTCATCCGCAAAAAAGTCACTCAAGGCCCGGCACTGCCGGGTAAGCTGGCAGATTGTACCTCTTCTGATTTTAATGAAACTGAGTTGTTTTTGGTGGAAGGCGATTCAGCCGGCGGTTCGGCCAAACAAGCACGGGATCGCTATTTTCAGGCAATTATGCCCTTACGGGGTAAAATCCTCAACACTTGGGAGGTGGACTCATCTCAGGTGCTCGCTTCTAATGAAGTACATGATATTTCTGTGGCGGTCGGTGTCGAGCCGGGCTCAAGTGACATAAAAGGTTTGCGTTATGGCAAAATCTGTATTTTAGCGGATGCTGATTCCGATGGTTTACATATTGCTACGCTATTGTGTGCATTATTTATTCGTCACTTTATGCCCCTAGTGAGTGCGGGTCACATTTATGTGGCTATGCCGCCCTTATTTCGTATTGATATAGGCAAGCAGGTTTTCTATGCCCTGGATGAATCAGAAAAGAAAGGCATATTAGATCGCATTGAAGCGGAAAAAATTCGTGGTAAAGTCAGTGTGCAACGCTTCAAAGGACTGGGTGAAATGAACCCTTTGCAGTTAAGAGAAACCACCATCGCCCCCGACACCCGACGATTGGTGAGACTTACCGTTGAGGAAGGTGATGAGACACATTTGATGATGGATATGCTCTTAGGTAAAAAAAGAGCCGCTGATCGTCGATCTTGGCTTGAAAAAAATGGCGATCTAGCCGATATTTAA